From Bacillus basilensis, a single genomic window includes:
- a CDS encoding GNAT family N-acetyltransferase, protein MTMNLFQNKTVKLSAIRESDAKVMAMWQEDSEYLRNVDTDVAFPQSLQEIASDGLLKGRRSNSVSFMLRTVQDDRLIGFVAIHGIEWNNRTGLLAIGIGDANDRGKGYGREAIHLILKYAFYELNLHRVGLDVISYNKAAIELYKKMGFQIEGCMREAVQRDGKCFDRIIMGILRDEWIELQG, encoded by the coding sequence ATGACGATGAATCTTTTTCAAAATAAAACTGTTAAATTATCCGCTATTAGAGAATCAGATGCTAAAGTAATGGCTATGTGGCAAGAAGATAGTGAGTATTTAAGAAATGTCGATACAGATGTAGCGTTTCCACAATCGTTACAAGAAATAGCAAGTGATGGGCTATTAAAGGGACGGAGATCGAATAGTGTATCTTTCATGTTGAGGACAGTTCAAGATGATCGCTTAATTGGTTTTGTGGCAATTCATGGCATAGAGTGGAATAACAGAACGGGTTTATTAGCCATTGGTATAGGAGATGCAAATGATAGAGGGAAGGGATATGGAAGAGAAGCAATCCATCTTATCTTAAAATATGCTTTCTATGAATTGAATTTACACCGCGTTGGTCTGGATGTTATTTCTTATAATAAAGCTGCTATTGAGTTGTATAAAAAGATGGGTTTTCAGATAGAAGGCTGTATGAGAGAAGCAGTGCAAAGAGATGGGAAGTGTTTTGATCGTATCATTATGGGGATATTGCGGGATGAATGGATAGAGCTACAAGGTTAG
- a CDS encoding iron-hydroxamate ABC transporter substrate-binding protein — protein MKKKLTILFSIMCILVLAACGQTRSNEEATKKTEKSNDPKIASMSIHLTNNLLALGITPVGSVIGGDLKDFLPHAKEQLKDTKKLGVVTDPNMEALLQLKPSEIYVDEKYAGKDLAKYEKIAKTHSFNLDEGTWRDQLKQVGKLVNREKEADKYIQDYEEQSKRVKSLIDKELGNNEKVMAIRVTAKELRVFSTKRPMGPILFQDLGLQPANGVEKIDGNRPFEVISQEVLPDFDADAIFVVVNRDDKAKAAFKQLQETPIWKDLKAVKGKHVYIINDQPWLDYSALGNKMAMDEAEKMFTK, from the coding sequence ATGAAAAAGAAACTTACTATTTTATTTAGCATTATGTGTATTTTAGTATTAGCAGCATGTGGTCAAACGAGATCTAATGAAGAGGCAACGAAAAAAACAGAAAAAAGTAATGATCCAAAAATTGCTTCTATGTCTATTCATTTAACGAATAATTTACTTGCATTAGGAATTACACCGGTAGGTTCTGTAATTGGTGGAGATTTAAAAGATTTCCTACCACACGCAAAAGAACAGCTGAAAGATACGAAGAAACTTGGTGTTGTAACAGATCCGAATATGGAAGCGTTACTTCAGTTAAAACCATCTGAAATTTATGTAGATGAAAAATACGCGGGCAAAGATTTAGCGAAATACGAAAAAATTGCAAAAACACATTCTTTCAACTTAGATGAAGGTACGTGGAGAGATCAGTTAAAACAAGTTGGTAAACTTGTAAACCGTGAGAAAGAAGCGGATAAATATATTCAAGATTACGAAGAGCAATCAAAACGAGTAAAAAGTTTAATAGATAAAGAGTTAGGTAATAACGAAAAAGTAATGGCAATTCGCGTTACTGCAAAAGAATTACGAGTATTTAGCACGAAAAGACCGATGGGACCAATTTTATTCCAAGACTTAGGATTACAACCTGCAAATGGTGTAGAGAAAATCGATGGAAATCGTCCTTTTGAAGTCATTTCACAAGAAGTATTACCTGACTTTGATGCAGATGCGATTTTCGTTGTTGTAAACAGAGACGATAAAGCAAAAGCGGCATTTAAACAATTACAAGAAACACCAATTTGGAAAGACTTAAAAGCTGTTAAAGGCAAGCACGTATACATTATCAATGACCAACCATGGCTTGACTATTCTGCTTTAGGTAACAAAATGGCAATGGATGAAGCGGAGAAAATGTTTACGAAATAA
- a CDS encoding iron ABC transporter permease → MKKILNTDKKRAVTVTTIFGCVGIAVILLGLNTGTLSIAPLKVIQTLFGYGDFESATVLYDYRMPRIIITMLAGIGLGVSGAILQGLSRNALADPGILGLHAGASFGLILFVTFFHSINENASILIPLFTFGGGVLAAFLIILLASDRSKGLLPIRLILVGIAVSAGFSAISLFFSLKLNDETYIFASRWLVGNVWGRDWIHVLALLPWIFILTPYAWLKSKTLNALSLGDSVAAGLGVSVQKERLLLLATAVGLSCASVSMAGGIGFIGLVAPHIARKLVGTTYQHFLPLAGIIGMIILVLADTIGRSIFEPNSIPAGVVVAALGAPYFLYLLTKTK, encoded by the coding sequence GTGAAGAAGATTTTAAACACGGATAAAAAGAGAGCCGTTACTGTAACTACAATATTTGGGTGTGTTGGTATCGCTGTCATTTTGCTTGGCTTAAATACGGGGACACTTAGCATTGCACCGCTCAAAGTAATTCAAACGCTTTTCGGTTATGGTGATTTTGAAAGTGCAACCGTGCTATACGATTATCGTATGCCAAGAATTATAATCACAATGTTAGCTGGTATTGGCCTTGGAGTTTCCGGTGCGATTTTGCAAGGGTTATCACGTAATGCACTTGCAGATCCTGGTATTCTTGGACTGCATGCAGGTGCATCTTTTGGGCTAATTCTATTCGTTACTTTCTTTCATTCTATTAATGAGAATGCATCGATTTTAATACCGTTATTTACATTTGGCGGGGGAGTGTTAGCTGCATTTTTAATTATTTTACTTGCGAGTGATCGATCAAAAGGTTTACTTCCCATTAGACTTATTCTCGTTGGTATTGCTGTTTCAGCTGGATTTAGTGCGATTTCGTTATTTTTCTCTCTCAAGTTAAATGATGAGACGTATATATTCGCTTCTAGATGGCTCGTTGGTAACGTGTGGGGAAGGGATTGGATTCATGTTCTAGCATTATTACCTTGGATTTTCATACTAACCCCGTATGCGTGGCTAAAATCTAAAACGTTAAATGCACTGTCATTAGGTGATAGTGTAGCAGCAGGACTTGGTGTTTCTGTTCAAAAAGAACGGTTGCTACTTTTAGCTACAGCGGTTGGATTATCGTGCGCAAGTGTATCGATGGCAGGAGGGATTGGTTTTATCGGTTTAGTTGCCCCGCATATCGCAAGAAAGTTAGTAGGCACTACCTATCAACATTTCCTTCCGCTAGCTGGCATTATCGGCATGATTATTTTAGTACTAGCAGATACGATAGGTCGTTCTATATTTGAGCCAAATTCTATTCCAGCTGGTGTAGTAGTGGCCGCTTTAGGAGCACCTTATTTTCTTTATTTACTTACAAAAACAAAATAA
- a CDS encoding iron ABC transporter permease codes for MLHKSTIRAGNNRWIHIKFICFMSLTIICLIGSIFLAVAFGAKDIHLQTVWTAVFDYNPKLTQHQIIYELRLPRVIGAAVVGAAFAVAGAVMQGVTRNPLADAGVLGINAGAMFVVALSFAFFPHMPYSYLMIVSFIGAVLSTVLIFIIGSATSGGLTPMRLTIAGAVMAALLHSLSSGIAIYYDLSQDLAFWYAGGVAGVKWEHLKFLVPIIFITIVFAASIGRSISLISMGDDVATNLGVKTSRTRILGMIIVVILAGVSVSAVGSIGFVGLVIPHIARKLVGVNYRLIIPMSALLGAMLLVLADLGARTVNPPKELAIGIMVALVGVPFFLYIARKVGREL; via the coding sequence ATGTTACATAAGTCTACTATACGTGCTGGCAATAACCGCTGGATACATATTAAGTTTATATGTTTTATGAGCTTAACAATTATATGTTTAATTGGATCTATATTTTTGGCCGTCGCATTTGGTGCAAAGGATATTCATTTGCAAACGGTGTGGACAGCGGTTTTTGATTACAATCCGAAATTAACGCAGCATCAAATCATTTACGAATTAAGGCTCCCAAGGGTAATTGGCGCAGCAGTTGTAGGAGCGGCTTTTGCAGTCGCTGGGGCTGTTATGCAAGGAGTAACACGAAATCCTTTAGCTGATGCAGGTGTACTTGGCATAAATGCAGGTGCGATGTTTGTAGTAGCACTTAGTTTTGCCTTTTTTCCGCATATGCCGTATTCCTATTTGATGATTGTCTCCTTTATTGGAGCGGTTTTAAGTACAGTACTCATTTTTATTATCGGATCAGCAACATCAGGCGGATTAACACCGATGAGGTTAACGATTGCTGGAGCGGTTATGGCAGCACTTTTACATTCGTTAAGTTCAGGTATTGCAATTTATTATGATTTAAGCCAAGATTTAGCGTTTTGGTATGCTGGTGGTGTTGCGGGGGTTAAGTGGGAACACCTGAAATTTTTAGTTCCTATTATTTTCATAACAATTGTTTTTGCTGCATCGATAGGGCGGTCTATTTCACTCATATCAATGGGGGATGACGTCGCTACAAATTTAGGAGTGAAAACGAGCCGAACGAGAATACTAGGGATGATTATAGTAGTCATCCTTGCAGGTGTATCTGTTTCAGCTGTTGGTTCTATTGGATTTGTAGGACTAGTCATTCCGCATATTGCTAGAAAATTAGTTGGTGTTAATTATCGACTCATTATTCCTATGTCGGCGTTATTAGGAGCTATGTTATTAGTTTTAGCTGACCTAGGGGCAAGAACAGTAAATCCTCCTAAAGAACTTGCGATAGGAATTATGGTAGCTCTTGTTGGAGTCCCGTTCTTCCTCTATATAGCACGTAAAGTTGGGAGGGAGTTGTAA
- a CDS encoding DUF817 domain-containing protein yields the protein MFYIKQLLHFTYEQALSCLFPVVIFLTLALSKIVSIPGLYRYDFILIVCLLMQLFMYKTGLETKDELKVITVFHLIGLLLEIYKVHFGSWSYPEKAYSKVFGVPLYSGFMYASVASYICQAWRRMHLQMYHWPKAIFAIPLGAMIYFNFFTHHFLYDFRWVLTLLLFIVFFRTFVEFSLRGVTYKMPLVLSFFLIGFFIWIAENIATFFGAWQYPNQREAWNLVHLSKISSWFLLVVISIMIVTQLKHLKESKR from the coding sequence ATGTTCTATATAAAACAACTACTACATTTCACTTACGAGCAAGCATTATCTTGCTTATTTCCAGTCGTTATTTTTTTAACACTAGCCCTTTCAAAAATCGTTTCTATCCCAGGGTTATATCGCTATGATTTCATACTCATCGTATGTCTTCTTATGCAGTTGTTTATGTATAAGACTGGACTTGAGACGAAAGACGAATTAAAAGTAATTACTGTCTTCCACCTCATCGGCCTTTTACTAGAAATATATAAAGTACATTTCGGTTCATGGAGTTATCCTGAAAAGGCATATTCAAAAGTGTTTGGAGTTCCACTTTACAGCGGGTTTATGTATGCAAGTGTCGCGAGTTACATATGCCAAGCGTGGAGAAGAATGCATTTACAAATGTACCATTGGCCGAAAGCTATTTTTGCAATACCTCTAGGAGCAATGATTTACTTCAATTTTTTCACACATCATTTTCTATATGACTTTAGATGGGTATTAACTTTACTTCTATTCATCGTTTTCTTTCGGACATTTGTGGAGTTTTCATTACGAGGCGTTACATATAAAATGCCGCTCGTTCTCTCCTTTTTCCTTATCGGATTCTTTATTTGGATTGCAGAAAACATCGCAACATTTTTCGGAGCATGGCAATATCCAAATCAACGGGAAGCATGGAATCTCGTTCACTTAAGCAAAATTAGTTCATGGTTTTTACTCGTTGTTATTAGCATTATGATTGTTACACAACTTAAACATTTGAAAGAGTCGAAAAGATAA
- a CDS encoding DUF4003 domain-containing protein codes for MEYTYNKREELEIGVNTMITLEQKLEQYTHTYAQLKEELKWKTSDSRTGMMIAAMYASSDKLFDLGRFLELSSYIKNQVGMFSYLKSYHRFVVAATLDIHFTDYKKAFRNFLDLYEKLVAGGFSRSIFTYLAAAVLLTEDNEQYGTHIQRSMQVYKRMKEDHLFLTGTNDYPLAVLLAGQSENVEALMDRVERLYQKLAAAGLRKGNDLQFLSHILSLKKDVREEMLVATCTNIWKLLKREKVKVKQMHYPAIGLLALLEDGEKEIHSIKALIEKLQGEKLFRWHTDTNILIAIQLFVSQKSGESKATNTGLQTMIEVLIQAQQAAMMATIAASSVATSSASSSS; via the coding sequence ATGGAATATACGTATAATAAAAGAGAAGAACTAGAAATAGGGGTGAATACTATGATTACATTGGAACAAAAGTTGGAGCAATACACACATACATATGCACAGTTAAAGGAAGAACTAAAATGGAAAACGAGTGATTCTCGAACAGGAATGATGATTGCTGCTATGTATGCAAGCAGTGATAAATTATTTGATCTCGGACGTTTTTTAGAACTTAGTAGTTATATTAAGAATCAGGTAGGAATGTTTTCATACTTAAAGTCTTATCATCGCTTTGTGGTAGCCGCAACATTAGATATACACTTTACAGATTACAAGAAAGCTTTTCGAAACTTTTTAGATTTATATGAAAAATTGGTCGCTGGTGGTTTTAGCCGGAGTATATTTACTTATCTTGCAGCAGCTGTGCTTTTAACAGAAGATAATGAACAGTATGGCACGCACATTCAGCGTTCGATGCAAGTATATAAACGAATGAAAGAGGATCATCTTTTTCTTACAGGTACAAATGATTATCCGCTCGCGGTTTTACTAGCAGGGCAATCAGAGAATGTAGAAGCACTTATGGACCGAGTGGAACGTCTTTATCAGAAACTAGCGGCAGCTGGTTTGCGTAAAGGGAATGATCTTCAATTTCTAAGTCATATTCTTTCACTAAAGAAGGATGTCCGTGAAGAAATGTTAGTTGCAACATGCACAAACATATGGAAGTTATTAAAGCGAGAAAAGGTAAAAGTGAAACAGATGCATTATCCCGCTATCGGGCTACTAGCGTTACTTGAGGATGGAGAAAAAGAGATTCATTCTATTAAAGCATTGATTGAAAAATTGCAGGGGGAGAAATTGTTCCGTTGGCATACAGATACCAATATTCTTATTGCTATTCAACTGTTCGTAAGTCAGAAAAGTGGGGAAAGTAAAGCTACCAACACAGGCTTACAAACAATGATAGAAGTCCTCATACAGGCACAACAGGCAGCTATGATGGCAACGATTGCCGCTTCATCTGTAGCAACCTCCTCCGCTAGTAGTAGTTCATAA
- a CDS encoding DinB family protein produces the protein MNRLVGLKQFEITRGELLKFMETLDDKTVDTQPEGFNNTIRWHIGHVLTAAETFMFGREFKQLPTEYPGMFGYGSRPSKWTTEGPSLEVLTAQLKEQAKRINEIPAEAFENKLPEPFLGLETVGELYGMMLYHEADHIGQMKAMERIIKVL, from the coding sequence ATGAATAGACTAGTTGGTTTAAAACAATTTGAAATAACGCGTGGGGAATTGCTTAAATTTATGGAGACGCTAGACGATAAAACTGTGGATACGCAGCCAGAAGGCTTTAACAATACAATTCGTTGGCATATTGGTCACGTGTTAACAGCAGCAGAAACTTTTATGTTTGGAAGAGAGTTTAAACAATTACCAACGGAATATCCAGGTATGTTTGGATATGGATCAAGACCATCTAAATGGACAACAGAAGGACCATCATTAGAAGTGTTAACGGCCCAATTAAAAGAACAAGCAAAACGTATTAACGAAATTCCAGCAGAAGCATTTGAAAACAAACTTCCAGAGCCATTCCTAGGATTGGAAACAGTTGGTGAGCTTTACGGTATGATGCTTTATCATGAAGCAGATCATATTGGGCAAATGAAGGCCATGGAACGTATTATTAAGGTTCTTTAG
- a CDS encoding DinB family protein, whose translation MLDILKQQYNLISSTRETLFSFLEKIPLEKLHSTIPNFGSGSIIKTHLHVADCYRYWLGSFAFKQKRADFSFASDYEIEHADIEKVRARFKLVDEVVQRFLDEYNDRLLENIANEVKWQKEHWSTTPLWLLTHTETHEFHHKGQIVSMARHLGYNPPDTDLI comes from the coding sequence ATGTTAGATATTTTAAAACAACAATATAATCTTATTAGCTCTACAAGAGAAACTCTATTTTCATTTTTGGAAAAAATCCCACTAGAAAAATTACATAGCACTATTCCGAATTTCGGAAGCGGTAGCATAATAAAGACGCACCTTCATGTAGCCGATTGCTACCGATACTGGCTTGGATCATTCGCATTTAAGCAAAAACGAGCAGATTTTTCATTCGCTAGTGATTATGAAATTGAGCATGCAGATATCGAGAAAGTTCGTGCTAGGTTTAAGTTAGTCGATGAGGTTGTACAACGTTTTTTAGATGAATACAATGACCGTTTGCTTGAAAATATAGCAAATGAAGTGAAATGGCAAAAAGAACATTGGAGCACAACCCCGCTATGGCTTTTAACTCATACGGAGACTCATGAGTTTCATCATAAAGGACAAATTGTATCTATGGCTCGTCACCTTGGATACAATCCTCCTGATACAGATCTTATTTAA
- a CDS encoding DUF2690 domain-containing protein has product MKLLKKVSACLCLALLIVTSVLSTTNNDKAYAEDHSYDGKSPYYNSCDQSAVTKEKKWIDSNSYVELKFSTTCKTAWAKVTVTRAAVYNNEADARIVRKTDGKAYTCGSAGGNGVVNKGQTSCYTPMVYDFDPRKAQAQGKHAIPNSDAYNYAETIWY; this is encoded by the coding sequence ATGAAACTTTTAAAAAAAGTAAGCGCATGTCTTTGTCTGGCTTTGCTCATTGTAACTAGTGTGTTGAGTACAACCAATAATGATAAAGCATATGCGGAAGACCATTCGTATGATGGGAAAAGTCCGTATTATAATAGTTGTGATCAATCAGCAGTAACGAAAGAAAAGAAGTGGATTGATTCCAATTCTTATGTGGAATTAAAATTTAGCACGACGTGTAAAACAGCGTGGGCAAAAGTTACTGTAACCCGTGCAGCAGTTTATAATAACGAAGCTGATGCAAGGATCGTCAGAAAAACTGATGGAAAGGCATATACTTGTGGGAGTGCTGGAGGAAATGGTGTTGTGAATAAAGGGCAAACATCATGCTATACGCCAATGGTATATGATTTTGATCCAAGAAAGGCGCAAGCGCAGGGGAAACATGCCATTCCAAATAGTGATGCATATAATTATGCTGAGACTATTTGGTATTGA
- a CDS encoding YjfA family protein: MFKRFMKVCVLSVASVGVLFSFQGSTFAATDLSSYYDGKNPATTKVYGGSATCDADGFNAKSTAVYEGSKKVGTVYLRYSNKCHAAWAKFVLDQPAPAVSGGVYAYAVVNKYKNGVFQKSVTSNQGNGTIKTGQTSTYTGMVFDLTADFGYTADAEAVTFNNGYGKTGRY; encoded by the coding sequence ATGTTTAAAAGGTTCATGAAAGTATGTGTGTTAAGTGTAGCGAGTGTAGGGGTATTATTTAGTTTTCAAGGGAGTACATTTGCAGCTACCGATCTTAGTAGTTATTATGACGGGAAAAATCCGGCTACAACGAAAGTGTATGGGGGTAGTGCAACATGTGATGCAGATGGATTTAATGCAAAGTCTACAGCGGTGTATGAAGGTAGCAAAAAAGTAGGAACAGTGTATTTACGTTACAGTAATAAATGTCATGCAGCATGGGCAAAGTTTGTTTTAGATCAACCAGCACCTGCTGTTTCGGGAGGAGTGTACGCGTACGCTGTTGTAAATAAATATAAAAATGGTGTATTCCAAAAATCAGTCACTTCAAATCAGGGGAATGGCACAATAAAAACAGGTCAAACGAGCACGTATACAGGAATGGTATTTGACTTAACTGCTGATTTCGGATACACAGCAGATGCTGAAGCGGTTACGTTTAATAATGGTTACGGGAAAACTGGACGTTATTAA
- a CDS encoding LysR family transcriptional regulator has translation MEIKQLITFKVAADTLNFTQTAKKLNFAQSSVTAQIKTLEAELGTPLFERLGKRLFLTEAGRKFQLYADKMIALSNEAKMAVKDDEEIAGTLTIGAQESQCTYRLPSILKRFKAQFPQIKLIFKPAHSNKDAKEQLMEGKVDLAFILDECKAEDALHVEPLMKEELKVVVAPGHCLLERPSVSIKDLEKETLLLTELGCSYRTLFEELFRTKDVYPTNKIEFVSVEAIKQCVIADLGIAVLPAIVVEKDIREGTIKELHLENTINPIFTQIAWHKDKWMTAPLQQFIDVTREFFTTD, from the coding sequence ATGGAGATAAAACAATTAATTACATTTAAAGTAGCAGCAGACACTTTGAATTTTACACAAACTGCGAAGAAATTGAACTTTGCTCAATCGAGCGTGACAGCGCAAATTAAAACGTTAGAAGCTGAGCTCGGTACGCCGTTATTTGAAAGATTAGGAAAACGTCTTTTCTTAACTGAAGCGGGCAGGAAGTTTCAATTATATGCTGATAAGATGATTGCACTTAGTAACGAAGCGAAAATGGCTGTGAAAGATGATGAAGAAATAGCTGGTACATTAACAATTGGTGCACAAGAAAGTCAATGTACATATAGGCTTCCTTCTATATTAAAGAGGTTTAAAGCGCAATTTCCACAAATAAAGCTTATATTTAAACCAGCGCATTCCAATAAAGATGCGAAGGAACAATTGATGGAGGGGAAAGTCGATCTTGCATTTATTTTGGACGAATGTAAAGCAGAAGATGCTTTGCATGTGGAGCCACTTATGAAAGAAGAATTAAAAGTAGTAGTTGCTCCAGGGCATTGTTTACTCGAACGACCTTCCGTTTCTATAAAAGATTTAGAGAAGGAAACACTTTTGTTAACAGAACTAGGGTGCTCATATCGGACTTTATTTGAAGAGCTATTTCGTACAAAAGACGTATATCCGACAAATAAGATTGAGTTTGTTAGCGTAGAGGCAATCAAACAATGTGTTATTGCGGATTTAGGTATAGCAGTTTTGCCAGCAATAGTAGTAGAAAAAGATATACGAGAGGGAACGATAAAAGAGTTACATCTAGAAAATACTATCAATCCAATTTTTACACAAATTGCTTGGCATAAAGATAAATGGATGACAGCGCCACTGCAACAATTTATTGATGTAACGAGGGAGTTTTTTACAACGGATTAA
- a CDS encoding quinone oxidoreductase, with amino-acid sequence MKALCFETFGNTDVLQYKEIPDPIINPNEILVRTKAIGLNFADIYRRRGDYHLAGNPPYILGYEGAGIVEEVGTNVTTIKPGDRIAFADVPFANAELVAIPSEKAIPLPDSISFETAASVLLQGLTAHYLTKDSYQIKQGDTALVHAAAGGVGQLLIQMIKLQGGTVIGLTSSNKKNKVATLAGADHVFLYTEAWQNKVLEITHGTGVNVVYESVGSTLEDSFNATKIGGTVVFYGMAGGNPAPVDPRMLMDTSKTLTGGDLWNVLTTYEERKKRSTQLFEWITSGKLNIASPTTFSLQYGAHAHELLESRKSTGKILLIP; translated from the coding sequence ATGAAAGCACTTTGTTTCGAAACATTCGGAAATACTGATGTACTTCAATATAAAGAAATCCCTGATCCAATCATTAATCCAAATGAAATTCTTGTCCGTACGAAAGCAATTGGATTAAACTTCGCTGATATTTATAGACGCCGCGGTGATTATCATCTCGCTGGTAACCCGCCTTATATATTAGGTTATGAAGGGGCTGGTATTGTTGAAGAAGTAGGAACTAACGTTACTACCATCAAGCCTGGAGACCGTATTGCATTTGCTGATGTTCCATTTGCAAATGCAGAATTAGTTGCCATTCCATCAGAAAAAGCAATCCCGCTTCCAGATTCAATTTCTTTTGAAACAGCCGCTTCAGTATTATTACAAGGCTTAACAGCACATTATTTAACAAAAGATAGCTACCAAATAAAACAAGGTGATACAGCTTTAGTCCATGCTGCAGCTGGCGGCGTTGGTCAACTTCTTATTCAAATGATTAAACTACAGGGCGGAACAGTAATCGGTCTTACGTCATCAAACAAAAAAAACAAAGTAGCCACGTTAGCTGGTGCTGATCACGTATTTTTATATACGGAAGCATGGCAAAACAAAGTACTTGAAATAACACATGGTACTGGAGTAAATGTTGTATATGAATCAGTAGGTTCTACATTAGAGGACAGTTTTAATGCTACTAAAATTGGTGGTACCGTTGTATTTTACGGAATGGCTGGCGGTAATCCTGCGCCCGTTGATCCGCGTATGCTTATGGATACTTCAAAAACTTTAACTGGCGGAGACCTTTGGAATGTTCTTACTACGTATGAAGAACGTAAAAAACGCTCTACTCAATTATTTGAATGGATCACGAGCGGAAAATTAAACATTGCGAGTCCTACTACATTCTCTTTACAATACGGCGCCCATGCTCATGAATTATTAGAGAGCAGAAAAAGTACAGGGAAGATTTTATTAATCCCTTAG
- a CDS encoding histidine phosphatase family protein, giving the protein MKKRETDSNENVVTLYVTRHGKTILNTNHRAQGWADSPLVEKGVEVASNLGTGLKDVHFANAYSSDSGRAIETANLVLKYSEQKKLKLEKRKNLRELNFGIFEGEKLENMWDAVGKAAGVASPEELMKFSIQEVINLIRAADPTKQAEDWELFSTRIKEEIDKISEESAANGGGNVLVVVHGLLITTLIEMLDSSKTKLGVENASVTKIVYQDGTYTVESVGDMSYVAKGKESVEI; this is encoded by the coding sequence ATGAAGAAGCGAGAAACAGATAGCAATGAGAATGTAGTTACGTTATATGTTACAAGACACGGTAAAACAATATTAAATACGAATCATCGCGCGCAAGGTTGGGCAGACTCTCCGTTAGTAGAAAAAGGTGTGGAAGTTGCCTCTAATTTAGGAACGGGATTAAAAGATGTTCATTTTGCGAATGCATATAGTAGTGATAGCGGCCGAGCGATTGAAACTGCTAATTTAGTATTAAAATATAGTGAGCAAAAAAAGTTAAAACTTGAGAAAAGAAAAAATTTACGAGAATTAAATTTTGGTATTTTTGAAGGTGAAAAACTTGAAAATATGTGGGATGCGGTTGGAAAAGCTGCGGGCGTTGCATCACCAGAAGAACTTATGAAGTTTTCTATTCAAGAAGTGATTAATCTTATTAGAGCAGCAGACCCTACGAAACAGGCGGAAGATTGGGAATTATTTTCTACTCGTATAAAAGAAGAGATTGATAAAATTAGTGAAGAATCTGCTGCAAATGGTGGCGGTAATGTTTTAGTTGTCGTTCATGGGCTTTTGATTACTACCTTAATCGAAATGTTAGACAGTAGCAAAACAAAACTTGGAGTAGAAAATGCTAGTGTGACGAAGATTGTATATCAAGATGGAACATACACAGTCGAGTCTGTTGGAGATATGAGTTATGTTGCAAAAGGGAAAGAAAGTGTGGAAATATAA
- a CDS encoding GNAT family N-acetyltransferase has protein sequence MVTIRQEQKSDYRKTEEVVKEAFLNEEYSDKKEHELVKRIRECDSFVPELSIVAVDEEIVGHIMLSKITIEKDGASVDSLALAPVSVARGHQKKGIGGKLIVAALEKAKGLGYGSVVVLGHPEYYPKFGFKKASEWNIKAPFEVPEEVFMVVELRENALEGVEGVVQYSSAFAE, from the coding sequence GTGGTAACGATTAGGCAAGAACAAAAAAGCGATTATAGAAAAACAGAAGAAGTTGTAAAAGAAGCATTTTTAAATGAAGAGTATAGTGATAAAAAGGAACATGAACTTGTAAAGCGTATTAGAGAATGTGATTCGTTTGTTCCTGAGTTATCTATTGTTGCGGTAGATGAGGAAATAGTCGGTCACATTATGTTATCGAAAATTACGATAGAAAAAGATGGAGCTTCTGTAGATTCATTAGCGCTTGCGCCAGTATCAGTTGCTAGGGGCCATCAGAAAAAAGGCATTGGCGGTAAACTTATTGTAGCTGCGTTAGAAAAAGCGAAAGGCCTTGGATACGGGTCAGTTGTAGTATTAGGCCATCCAGAGTACTATCCGAAATTTGGTTTTAAGAAAGCAAGTGAGTGGAATATAAAAGCACCATTTGAAGTGCCTGAAGAGGTGTTTATGGTGGTGGAATTAAGGGAGAATGCTCTTGAAGGTGTAGAAGGAGTTGTTCAGTATTCGAGTGCATTTGCTGAATAG